Proteins from a genomic interval of Trifolium pratense cultivar HEN17-A07 linkage group LG6, ARS_RC_1.1, whole genome shotgun sequence:
- the LOC123889793 gene encoding 1-aminocyclopropane-1-carboxylate synthase 2-like produces the protein MSLENKNHQLLSKIATNDKHGENSPYFDGWKAYESNPFHPTKNPQGVIQMGLAENQLCFDLIEEWIRNNPKASICTPEGVNEFRNIANFQDYHGLPEFRNAVANFMSKVRGGRVRFDPDRIIMSGGATGANELIMFCLADPGDAFLVPSPYYPAFVRDLCWRTGVQLIPVQCHSSNNFKITREALEEAYMKAQEGNINVKGLIITNPSNPLGTTIEKETLKSIVSFINENNIHLVCDEIYSGTVFDTPKYVSVAEVIQEMEECKKDLIHIIYSLSKDMGLPGFRVGLVYSYNNEVVNCGRKMSSFGLVSSQTQHFLAAMLSDNKFVDKFLAESSRRLRERREFFTKGLEKVNITCLPSNAGLFFWMNLRSLLKEKTFEGEMKLWRLIINEVKLNVSPGSAFDCSEPGWYRVCFANMDHETVEIALMRIRAFVNGRDKGKNMEIKRWKSNLRLSFSSRRFDEKVMSPHMMSPHSPMPHSPLVRAT, from the exons ATGTCTTTGGAAAATAAGAATCACCAGCTTTTATCAAAGATTGCTACCAATGATAAACATGGTGAAAATTCTCCTTATTTTGATGGGTGGAAAGCTTATGAATCAAACCCATTTCACCCTACAAAAAATCCTCAAGGTGTTATCCAAATGGGTCTTGCTGAGAATCAG cTTTGCTTTGATCTAATTGAAGAGTGGATAAGGAACAATCCAAAGGCATCAATTTGCACTCCAGAAGGTGTGAATGAATTCAGAAATATTGCAAATTTTCAAGACTATCATGGATTGCCAGAATTCAGAAAT GCTGTGGCAAATTTCATGTCAAAAGTGAGAGGTGGTAGGGTAAGATTTGATCCTGACCGTATAATTATGAGTGGTGGAGCAACAGGAGCAAATGAATTAATCATGTTCTGTTTGGCTGATCCTGGTGATGCTTTTTTGGTTCCTAGCCCTTATTATCCAGC ATTTGTTCGTGATTTGTGTTGGAGAACCGGTGTGCAACTAATTCCTGTCCAATGTCATAGCTCAAACAATTTTAAGATAACAAGAGAAGCACTTGAAGAAGCTTATATGAAAGCACAAGAAGGAAACATCAATGTGAAAGGGTTAATCATAACAAATCCATCAAACCCTCTAGGAACAACAATAGAGAAAGAAACATTAAAGAGCATAGTTAGTTTCATCAATGAAAACAACATTCATTTAGTGTGTGATGAAATCTATTCTGGCACAGTTTTCGACACTCCGAAATACGTAAGTGTCGCGGAAGTTATACAAGAAATGGAAGAATGCAAAAAAGACCTCATTCATATTATCTATAGTTTATCAAAAGACATGGGACTTCCAGGTTTTAGAGTCGGTTTAGTTTATTCGTACAACAATGAAGTTGTGAATTGCGGTCGAAAAATGTCGAGTTTTGGATTAGTCTCATCGCAGACACAACATTTTCTAGCCGCAATGCTTTCCGACAATAAATTTGTGGACAAGTTTTTGGCTGAGAGTTCGAGAAGGCTAAGGGAAAGACGCGAATTTTTCACAAAGGGACTTGAAAAAGTCAACATTACTTGCTTACCAAGTAATGCTGGGCTTTTCTTTTGGATGAATTTGAGGAGTTTATTGAAAGAGAAAACATTTGAAGGTGAAATGAAACTGTGGCGTTTGATTATCAATGAAGTGAAACTTAATGTTTCTCCGGGTTCGGCTTTTGATTGCTCTGAGCCTGGTTGGTACAGAGTTTGTTTTGCTAACATGGATCATGAAACTGTTGAAATTGCATTGATGAGAATCAGAGCATTTGTTAATGGTAGAGACAAAGGGAAAAATATGGAAATCAAACGTTGGAAGAGTAACCTAAGACTTAGCTTTTCTTCAAGAAGGTTTGATGAGAAGGTTATGTCTCCTCACATGATGTCTCCTCATTCACCAATGCCTCATTCACCACTTGTTCGAGCTACTTAA
- the LOC123892592 gene encoding heavy metal-associated isoprenylated plant protein 39-like gives MKKFVLKLDLEDDKAKQKALKTVSTLSGIDAITMDMKEKKLTVVGTVDPVKIVSKLRKYWQADLISVGPAKEPEKKEEAKKEEPKKEEEKKEEEKKEEAKKEEEKKEEPKKEEEKKEEKKEEEKKEEEKKKEPTPDPVLEMVKAYRAYNPHMTTYYYVQSMEENPNACVIC, from the exons ATGAAG AAATTTGTACTGAAATTAGATTTAGAAGATGATAAGGCAAAGCAGAAGGCCTTGAAGACAGTTTCAACACTTTCAG GAATTGATGCAATCACCATGGACATGAAGGAGAAGAAATTAACCGTGGTAGGAACGGTAGATCCAGTAAAAATTGTGAGCAAACTTCGAAAATATTGGCAAGCCGATTTAATCTCAGTAGGACCAGCAAAGGAGCCAGAGAAGAAAGAAGAGGCAAAGAAAGAAGAACcaaagaaggaagaagagaagaaagaagaggaaaagaaagaagaagcaaagaaagaagaagagaagaaggaagaaccaaagaaagaagaagagaaaaaggaagagaagaaagaagaagagaaaaaagaagaagagaaaaagaaagagccAACACCTGACCCTGTTTTAGAAATGGTTAAAGCTTATAGGGCATATAATCCTCACATGACTACATATTATTATGTTCAAAGTATGGAAGAAAATCCAAATGCTTGTGTGATTTGTTAA